tagccagactatatgattttgtagggataactttctttggcggtttggccatgttattttgaaaatacatgattgctttattagtatgcttaaagtattattgtcttaaatgtcaaaggatagactattgctttgaatcactcgtgtcttaatattcatgccatgattagacatatgatcaagattatgctaggtagcattccacatcaaaaattatcttttttatcatttacctactcgaggacgagcaggaattaagcttggggatgctgatacgtctccgtcgtaaggcggttgacgctcttcttttgccgcaagaaagataatattcggaaaaaatcacggcgaaggtttcaggccaatcggagttacggatctccatatatatacgaaacggtgaaacagagccagaacaaaacgcagaaccagagagaaacaaagagatagatccaatctcggaggggctctcgcccctcccatgccatggaggccaaggaccagaggggaaacccttctcccatctagggaggaggtcaaggaagaagaggaagaagggggcccctctcctccggtggcgccggaacgctgccgtggccatcatcatcatcaccgcgatcttcaccaacatctccgccatcttcaccaacatctccatcacctcccccctctatctacagcggtccactctcccgcaacctgctgtaccctctacttgaacatggtgctttatgcttcatattattatccaatgatgtgttgccatcctatgatgtctgagtagattttcgttgtcctatcggtggttgatgaattgctatgattgatttaatttgcttgtggttatgttgttgtactttggtgcccatcatatgagcgcgcgtgtggatcacaccatagggttagttgtatgttgataggactatgtattggagggcaagagtgacagaagcttcaacctagcataaaaattgatgcatacgggattgaagggggaccaatatatcttaatgctatggttggattttaccttaatgaacattagtagttgcggatgcttgctaatagttacaatcataagtgcatagaatttcaagtaagggatggcatgctagcagtggcctctcccacataatacttgctatcagtctagtaaagtagtcaattgcttagggacaatttcgcaactcctaccaccacttttccacactcgctatatttactttatcatttctttatctaaacagcccctactttttatttacgtactctttattatcttgcaaatctatccaacaacacctacaaagtacttctaatttcatacttgttctaggtaaagcgaatgtcaagcgtgcgtagagttgtatcggtggtcgatagaacttgagggaatatttgttctacctttagctcctcgttgggttcgacactcttacttatcaaaaactgttgcgatcccctatacttgtgggttatcagcggcgACGAAAGTACTGCTCGcacagcgggctgtcggggacgtacctcGGCCCTTTCCTCGCCGCCTGCGGCAGAGAGGCACGGATGCGGGCGATCTCCGCACGACGTGTCGCCCCGGTGGGCGGCGGTAGCACCAGGACTGTAACACCccgagtgtcatgctacagtaatcccctgttaatggtgccatgtcatcatgttactgttgctaatcttcacttgatcctaATCACACTTCAAATTCAAATCTAATCTGAAGTCAAAAATTCATATTTGCCAAACCTGAAAActgaaatgttcaaagtgtggcaaataatctctgGTTATTTGTCATGTTGAAACCTATATTTTAGAGTGTGTTTTTAATGCCCTAAGCTAATAAAACAGTGGCCAAGGCTTTAATTAAAATGATTTTCTAATTTATGAAAAATCCAAAACATTTCAAAagcctcccaaactttttgtggcaatgCTCATTATTTCCTAGTATTTGTTCTGTCCACCTCCACATTTTTTTGCAAAGTCATTTTTGTGGCTTAAATGCAAATGGAGGAtgttaaaagaaaacagaaaaataaaagggagatcagaaataaaagaaaaaggagcaAGGCCCCAACCCCGACCTGGGCCTCGACCACccgactggcccagcccaccaaccACCGCCCCGGGGTCACCTCTACTCCCTGTTCCTCCGACCGGGGTCGCAACAGGGGCGAGCCCCGTCGGACCCGTTCACCGGCGTCGGCAAGGGGATAAGGTCCCCGGCTCTCTCTTCCTCCCCTGCTCCACTCATTCCCCACGTCTCCCCTCTCTCGCCTCCCAGATCCACGCGCTCCTCCCCCTCTctgtctcgctcgcccgcctcacccgagcgccatcgccgccgtcccCCGTCGTCACTGCGGCCATCGTCGACCCCGAGCTTAGGCTGcacgtccacgagctccgccgggGTCGACTCCTTCGAGCGGTGGCCTCAGCTGGGGCTCGGAGGCGCTGCAGCACCGGATCCCCTTCGTCCTcttctccggccgccgcggaactccGTCGACCTCCCCCGACTGCTTCTGCTACTAAACTGAGCACCGGCCTTCGTGAGCCCCTGCGTGAGCGTCTCTCCCTCTCCTCTTCCCCCTCTGTTTGCGAGCTGCTGCCCCGTAGCTACCCGGCACCGACGCCACATGCTGTCGTCCGCCATTGCCGGTGTGCAGCTCGAAGCGCAGCCGCCCGAGCCCTTCCGTCTTGACCGTCATGCTTCTGGCGCGCCCAGGAAACCGCCCAGCCACCTAGCTCTCCCAAAACACCCCAGGAGCCGCGTTCTGTTCACACCCAAGGAccgccgccgcaaacctcgtcgccggcgccgtttcccGCCAAGTCCAGCCGTGCCTCTGCCACCGTTCGACGCGGCGTCGTTCGCCCGTTCGAACGCACCCTCGCGCGCGCGAAACGACCCCCTGTGGACGAATCCCGCCGCCCTCCCGTTCGCTCGGCCGTCGGAATGGTCGCCGGAGTTAGCTCCGGCGCGTCTCCGGCCGGTGCCGAGCTGGCACCCACGTGGCACCGCCCCGTGCCACTGACTGGTGGCCCCCAGTGGACCCGCTGACCCCGTTGActggtttgaccagtcaaccgtgCTAACGGGGCAGCCCCGaggcactgacatgtgggccccccttTGTTATATTAGTCTAATAACGTTTTATAAATAAAAATGATTAGTTAACCTAAAACACTCGCTGACGCCCAGGGCCCACGCCcctaattaaccctgttagtttAGTTAATCCACTATTAAGCcagcagaggctgacatgtgggtcccagtggccCCATTGGTCagctttgaccagtcaaccggtctgttgacttgctgatgtcagcatggcgtcatgctgacgtcgtattccttttctgttaatttaaataatttccgaatattaataaaactttaaaaattcatagaaaataaaccgtagctcggataaaaatgttttctatatgaaagttgctcagaaaaatccaacgaatccgaatacgtggtccgttcatccgtcacatgcccctagcatgctgaacatggaactttccccctcttttcctttgtccggaatccacctaacgtcgggaattcaccctcggatgtttccccccttcgtctgcaacgtgtagtaccgcgttagagcacgcttagcgctacgtatcatcatgtcatgcttagtgttacctctgtttgccatgtatttactgtttcttcccctcttctctccggtagaccccgagaccgatgccgcccctgtgatcgactacgtcgacgacgacccctccttgccagagcaaccaggcaagccccccctttgatcatcccgatatcgcccattcctttctctcatgcttgcattagattttgctactgttattgtatgctcctattctgatgcatagcctgcttttgtatctgttgttgtaccttacctgcttatcctaaactgcttagtatagtttggttagtgatccatcagtggcccccaccttgtccttgttgcccctgcttcatcattgaagacccgatcaacgggattgaagaccaggccccggcaccgcacatcactttccccttagttgctcgacactgctgcgttactatcgagtgccgagggtgagacctctacaacacttctgatgttaaccctgtggtgtagctattcggtcgtggtcatcgagggtgattccgccttaaccacttccgatacgactctgtcgtgcaacccctcaagtgtgaacctcgggggtgattcctcttacgttcaccttgatgattacatcgagtgaaattcaccgggggtgattcctcgggttttccccttgatgtttggacacacggttactatggttactatgactttacactgaaccatgttactaaagacgggtcgaccctgaggggtgcccgcgcgagcataattgcgagtgatgaggagtcgggttgacctggaaggtgcccgcgagataattacgaggcgtggccgggcattcttggtccttgccgcaagtcctcgagacggggcaacggggtcacatctttcgtgagtctctgcttgttaccgcgtgttcctaatccactatgatttggatatttgatccgaggggcctctggcctgatagcactaaccatcacatgggcaaagtatgggcgttctgcgtcgtatacatcagctgaagcttaataaacgtcagcgactgagtggcgcgcgccgggttggactacgtaagcgcctgccttgttgaaggaggtagctaggtctgctcaccggccgcgtacgcaacgtgcaggagtttccggggagatggcccatgacccctgggggcataggtttagtccggcgtgttggcctctctattaagtctaggtcgggttgcggcgtattgtttggccgaggccgggcatgacccaggaaagtgtgtccggccggagtcaatcgagcgtggtgggtaagttggtgcacccctgcagggaagaaaacatctatcgatagcctgtcctacagtaacggacacttggagttgtatcccgatcaatacaactagaactggatacttgtgatgagaactggatggtgatgaggttttgattgtgatgataactggatagtatggctctgggattgctttctcgcagggagtcgagaaaggatctctggccgaggttgataacactactaccactttactttatgctactctactccctcctgttgctgcaagatggtgggttcgagaagatgctagtattcgataggactaggccttctctctattctggcatttctgcagcccagtccacatatacagccttcttgaaaatgttgcatctgtagtgtagatccttgcttgcgagtactttggatgagtactcacggttgctttgctccctctttttccccttttccattcttctcggatgacgcaaccagatgacggagtccaggagccagatgacacctttgacgactgctactacaccgagggcgtctactaccacgtggcggagaccgccgatgaccaggagtagttaggaggctcctaggcaggaggccttgccttttcgatcatagatgcttttgtgctagccttcttaaggcaaacttgtctaacttatgtctgtactcagatattgttgcttccgctgactcgtttgtattcaagctgatgtattcgagccctcgaggcccctggcttgtaatataaagcttgtattattttaatttgtgtctagagttgtgttgtgatatcttcccgtgagtccttgatcttgatcgtacacatttgcgtgtatgattagtgtacgattgaatcgagggcgtaacAAGGACCctgccggcgctgatcctccacgccccaggcacccgcatgtccggcgggaccggataCTCGGCCTCATAGAGAAGCCGAGTTTCAtcctcgtgaaggtggcggcggccgaagcagtTCGCTACCGCGCCATCGCCTGGAAAGCGCTCGGCCATTGGGTGAACTGGAAACGGCGAGAAGAGAGGGAGGAACGAGGGCGTCGAGGAATGGGAGCGTCGGCGGTGGAGAGTCTGTGCGTCACCGGTGCGGGAGGGGTCGGCTTATATATGCGGCGCTCGCGTGGccgccgtgtgtacgcgtggcgggcgagggacgcgcgtcatccCATCTTCACTGCGCCgtacgtgaggcatcaatggaagaggctgaccggcgcggcagcgcgcggcagctttggcattgattccgccgcgggaaccgaggcgatgaagatgacgaagcGACGAGAAGAGTCGAGTCGCTGCCAAGGAGGGCCCGGCGATTTTCGCGCGAAAAACGATTCGGCCGGCGCCCCAAGcatcccccagcgcgccgggttcggcctgcatCCACCGACGCCAATTTCAGCCCAAGCCGGCAAAAAAAAAGGCCTTTGAGGACACGATTAAACCGATTTTTCGACACCGACGACCGAAAAATCACCTGGAGGACCTTGttgagggcgcggctggagatgctcttacccgGTTGCCACCGTATGTACCAACATGCGACAGCAATCGATTCCTGAAGACCAAGACATCTCAAACAGGAATAGTGGCTGGATTTATAACTGGATAGTGAATAGTGTCCGAACGATCACAGCCGTCGAGCGATGCTAACAGCTGATGGAGCGATGACGGCCGTCCGATAGCCGCGAAGCGTTAACTGACCTGCGTCATGTACTGACACCAACGCACCGCCGCCGCGAGCTACCGGCAGAGAAAGCAGCCCAAACGAAAGCGAGCTGCTTGACTGCCGGCGTGGCGCGGCGGTGCTCGTTACTCGTTTGCGTCTCCACCATTGCTTAGGATGAACTTGGCGATAAGGAAGGTATAACAGCACTACGCAAAAGGCGAGATTCCCTGCCTCCCCGgccatgccagtatgccacacccctctcggtgTCCGCCCCCGGTGGGCTTGGAATCTCCCGTCCCTTTCGCTCTATACAAGCCCCACTTCCTCCTCCCCTGCCCCAGTCCCAGTCCCAGTCCACGCGCACACCATCTGTTCGACGTATTGCCGGCATGGGGCTCCCCCACGCCGGCGTCCTGATCTTTGGTCTTCTGTCCGTGTTCCAACTGTCGCATTCGTCATCAGGTCAGAATTGCTCAGTCGGAACTGCTTAAAAGGATGCGGTTGTTCTTGCCGTCTTGGTGGTTGCTTAGGTTGTGCTTTGTCTTTGCAGACAAGGACGACTTCACCAAGGTCAGGGCGGTGAACCTGGGAGGCTGGCTGGTGGTGGAGGGGTGGATCAAGCCTTCCTTGTTTGATGGCATCCCAAATGGGGACATGCTGGTAGGTCCTCTCTCTTGTTCTCGGACCCCCATGCTTGTTATATAGTGCTGTGCATTTTTCTTTGCCCCCTCGTGATGTGGCTATCGGATTCGCTTCAGGATGGCGTGCAGGTGCAGCTCAAGTCTGTTGCTCTCCAGAAGTACGTGAGTGCAGTTGGTGGTGGCGGTGGAAATGTGGCCGTGGACCAGGATGCTGCTTCGACATGGGAGACTTTCAAGGTAAACTGCCAAAGGGAAGTGGTTTCTTGCAGAATGAAAGTGAATTGATGATACACACGTTTGGTGCCTGTTTGGGAAGCTGAATGGTTCTGTATCTTgtctgttggatatcttggagaaAACAACATTGAATAGATGCATTCGCCTCAACATTTAGGCCGTCATTGTTTTTTCAAGCGCTCCATTTTGTTCTTCTCTAAAGAACTGAGATGAAAATGCAATACAGAGTAGCATTTTCTTCAACCTTCAAAGACAATATTCTGGTTCCTGAAGATCATCAGGTCTTCAACTCACCAACGCGACTCAGGAAGACCTAGTTAATTTAGAACTGTCACGAAGTTTAAGGACCCGTGTAGTACCCGAGGGCTTAAGGGGAAAACTGAACTGTTTTTACACAGGTCAGGGGAAAAAAATACTGCTTGGTAATATGCAGATGGCTGAATTgtactatgtactccctccgtccggaaaaggttgtctctcaaatggatgtatctagcaccaggttagtgctagatacatacaTTTGAGGGATAAacttgggacaagctttttcggacggagggagtatgtgtgtgTTTCCCAGTGGAAGAAGGTGCACTTCTAGTAAACTGCACGAGTTCACTATTTTTACATTTGTCCTCTAGAGCTGTCATCCATCTTAGTGAGAAATAAATATATCTTACTTGAGGGAAAATAAATATATACTCAAATAAAACAATCATATCTTAGTTTGTTCCTAATTGCATTTGTCTTGGCGTTGTTTTCAGCTGTGGAGAGTTTCTGATAGTGAATTTCAGTTCCGATGCCTCAATGGTCAGTTCTTGACAGCAAGTAATCAGGATGTGATCTCAGCAACTACAGATTCACCAGGAGACTCCGAAACATTTTATATCGAACGGAATAATTCAATGCTTCATATCAAGCTTTCAAATGGGAGCTATTTGCAGGTATTGATTATGCTGTCGATATGATCTTCAGATTTCAGCAGTTATGTACACTCATCAGACTCCTTTCTATGGAAATGAAACTAATTAGCTAAAGCTTCAGCATTGCAACCAGGAAAGTTGATGTATACTCCATTATTCAGGTCACAAATAACAATCAGCTTACTTCAAATTATCATTCCCAGCCTGGATGGGGTGATGATATGGCAACATTCCAGATGACAATAGCTGCCAACAACTTGCATGGAGATTACCAGCTTGCTAATGGGTATGGACCTGTGCAGGCAAAAGCGGTCTTGACTGTAAGTTTCATAATTTCAGAGCTGTGTCACCTCCTCCCAGTCTGTAGTGCAGAGCTTTATTCCATAAAAGCGTTTATTGGCTATTTTACACAATTTGCAGGAACACCGAAAGAGCTTTGTTACTGGAAATGATTTCTTTCTCCTCTCGCAAAACAGTATAAATGCAGTCAGGATTCCAGTTGGATGGTGGATTGCGTATGATCCTGATCCACCCGCTCCATTTATTGGTGGCTCCCTTGAGTACCTTGATAGAGCATTCTACTGGGCACAGTAGGTCTAGCCTCTAAACAGTTCTTGATTGTTACTCCCACAAAAAAATCTTTAAAGTTTGAGACTGCACCATATGGTGGATCTGATTTTGAGATCAGGGTTTATGGCTTGAAGTGCATCATCGATCTTCATGCGGCTCCTGGATCTCAAAACGGAATGGAGCACAGTGCTAGCAGGGATGGTTCAGTAGATTGGCCTTCAGAGGTTAACATACAGAAGACTCTGGATGTCATTAAATTTTTAGCTCAAAGGTAACATTAACTCTTGCACTCTCCCTAAAAAAAATGAAACTCTTTCACTCTATTTCCTAGTTACGAAGTTTTTGCTTTGTGTGGACGAAATATTTCTTGATGATGCCATTGGTAACATCAGGCCACGAAAATAAATAAAGGCATCACCAAGTTGGAAAAAAGACTCAGTTCTCATTCTCCATAGATCTGTGAAGGATTAATTTATCTCATACTTCAAAGATCTTGCAAAAAAAAGGCAGTGGACAATGAGTAGCAATAGGTATTTGCACATCTTGGCACTTTTTCAACAATATGTACTCTTGGTCACTAGAATAACAAGCGAAAAAAGGCAACTTCAGAACATATGTTAACAACTTTAACAACTAACAATGTCTGATCTGCTCACTAATGAGGGGATACATGAAAGTAAAGAGCCATGTTTTCGATTTTCATTAGCATTTTTTTCTTCATGTGAACAACGCGATTCTATCTATCACAATTTTCTCAGTTCTAACAAAGTAACAAGACGTATTGTCTCTTTATCTGCAGGTATGCAGACGATCCCTCGCTTCTTGGTATTGAGCTTCTGAATGAGCCTTCTGCAGGAGCAGTCCCACTGGATACTCTTGTGTCGTATTACAAAAAAGGCTACAAAATTGTACGAAGTTATTCGGAGACAGCTTATGTTATATTCTGCCAGAGGATAGGGAATGCAGACCCAATGGAGCTTTATGAGGCTGACCTGGGACCAACTAACACTGTTGTTGATTTGCATTACTACAATTTGTTTGATCCTTATTATGAGAAGCTTAACGCAACAGAGAACATACAGTTTGTTTATGAAAAAAGACTGCCTCAAGTGCGGGCCTTGAACGGCGCAAATGGACCTCTTGTTTTTGTCGGTACGTCCTGCATACTATTACAACTTAATGTAAAAATTCACACAGGCATTTGGATTTTGGTCTATCATTTAACTGTAGGTGTTTCTTAGTTTATCCTGCTCTTGATAAAGACTTTTCTATGCCATTACTCAGGAGAGTGGGTGAATGAATGGAATGTGGCAAACGCTTCACAAATTCAATACCGATCTTTTGGAAAAGCTCAATTGGAGGTCTTTGGAGAAGCCTCCTTTGGCTGGTCTTATTGGACAGTCAGGTGCAACAGTGTGCACTGGGATTATGAATGGAACGTAAGGAATCGGTATCTTATTATTGGTAAGCAGTTTGTTCTTCAGCTGCCTTCAACCTCCAGTCACTTAAACACAATCCACACTGGGCCTGGAATGACCCGGCGGAGGGGAGTTTGAgggttaagagcatctccagccgttgagccCCCAAGACGCGCCGAAAATCGCCGCTGGGGCGAGCCGGCGTTTTTTTAGGCGTGGGGGCGAGCACGTCCCCAGCCGTCACCCCAGGTCGGGCCCCAGACGTCCCCACAGTTCGGCCAAATTTCAGCAAACACGGCCAAATTTCAACAAACACGACATATTTCGGCGAAATTTAGACGTTTTTTACATGAATAAAATTGACGGAAAAAATCCTAAACTACGGGCCGAAGTAGGCACTGAGCAGGGCatagtcgtcgccggcgtcgtcctcCTGCTTCTCCTCCTTGACACGGCCGGCGCCGCTGCTCGACCCCTCGCCCTGGCGCGTTGCTTcacggcggcggcgttcggcgaTCTCCTCCAGAGCGCGGCGCTGGCGGTCCAGCTCCATGCGCGCGTAGTCCTCGCGCGCCCACTTCAAGGCGGCCTCTTCTTCGTCGGCCTCCTCGGCGAGAGCAGGCTCCGGCTTCACggcggcgagccccggctccggCTTCACCGTCGCCAGCCTTGGCTCCCTCTTCGGCTTGACCAGGCGAGGAGGGGCCGAGGAGGAGGAGCCACGACCGCCGTCGTTGATGACGAGGCCGGCGCCGCGGGTGCGCCTACCGAGCGGCGTCTCGGACGGCTCTGGCTTGACGCTGACCAACGTCGGCGCGCCGGAGGAGTGAGAGGAGgatcgggaggaggaggaagaggaggatgacCATCCCATCCTCCTCCTCGGCAGCCACGCGCCGCCGCTCCGAGCGGTCGGGTACTcgaacggcgggtcgttgccgcccttgaGGTGCGTGAGGACGCCGCTGAGCGTGCGGcccgggacgccccaccacaggcggcggcccGCGCTGTTGTTGCGGTCGCGCGGCGTCGGCGCGTTGTTGGTGCAGCCTTGGCACTGATTCCCCGTGGGAAAACCGAGACGATGAGGACGACCAGCCTTCGTCTCGCTGACGCGCCGGTCCCGCCACTCTTTCGCTNNNNNNNNNNNNNNNNNNNNNNNNNNNNNNNNNNNNNNNNNNNNNNNNNNNNNNNNNNNNNNNNNNNNNNNNNNNNNNNNNNNNNNNNNNNNNNNNNNNNNNNNNNNNNNNNNNNNNNNNNNNNNNNNNNNNNNNNNNNNNNNNNNNNNNNNNNNNNNNNNGGGTTCGGGTTGAGTGCGCTGGCGCCAATTTCGGCTCAATCCGGCGAAAAACAGGCTCATTCAGGTGACTAAAAAATAGCCTTGGGAAGGCCTGTTGagagcgcggctggagatgctctaacaggcGGGTGTGGTTAGAGGGATGACCGGGGGCAGCAGAGGAGGCAGGGCGGAGTGTAATGGTGCCACCGGTCATGACAGGTGGCTTATGGGGAGCCGTGAGCGGCTGCTAGAGCTAGGGATACGAATGGGGACGATTGATTTACCAGCTGAGTTCCAAGTGCTACCTCCGTaatttaatataagacgtttttctgACACTACAACAATGCCAAAAAAAACGTCTTGTAggttacggagggagtaatttacAAGTCCAACCTACCTACTTCATTTGCTTGACAAAAACGCAAGCACATGCGTTGAATGAGCCATCAATTGAGTTGGAAGCATCTTCCAAAAAGCAAAAATTATTTGGCCCAGTTTGGAACGCATGAACTCAAAACGTTGGAATAGGG
This portion of the Triticum dicoccoides isolate Atlit2015 ecotype Zavitan chromosome 7A, WEW_v2.0, whole genome shotgun sequence genome encodes:
- the LOC119330299 gene encoding probable glucan 1,3-beta-glucosidase A isoform X2 codes for the protein MGLPHAGVLIFGLLSVFQLSHSSSDKDDFTKVRAVNLGGWLVVEGWIKPSLFDGIPNGDMLDGVQVQLKSVALQKYVSAVGGGGGNVAVDQDAASTWETFKLWRVSDSEFQFRCLNGQFLTASNQDVISATTDSPGDSETFYIERNNSMLHIKLSNGSYLQVTNNNQLTSNYHSQPGWGDDMATFQMTIAANNLHGDYQLANGYGPVQAKAVLTEHRKSFVTGNDFFLLSQNSINAVRIPVGWWIAYDPDPPAPFIGGSLEYLDRAFYWAQVYGLKCIIDLHAAPGSQNGMEHSASRDGSVDWPSEVNIQKTLDVIKFLAQRYADDPSLLGIELLNEPSAGAVPLDTLVSYYKKGYKIVRSYSETAYVIFCQRIGNADPMELYEADLGPTNTVVDLHYYNLFDPYYEKLNATENIQFVYEKRLPQVRALNGANGPLVFVGEWVNEWNVANASQIQYRSFGKAQLEVFGEASFGWSYWTVRCNSVHWDYEWNVRNRYLIIGGSPLQRASYTMLVAGCLMYLLLLTLIQ
- the LOC119330299 gene encoding probable glucan 1,3-beta-glucosidase A isoform X1, translating into MGLPHAGVLIFGLLSVFQLSHSSSDKDDFTKVRAVNLGGWLVVEGWIKPSLFDGIPNGDMLDGVQVQLKSVALQKYVSAVGGGGGNVAVDQDAASTWETFKLWRVSDSEFQFRCLNGQFLTASNQDVISATTDSPGDSETFYIERNNSMLHIKLSNGSYLQVTNNNQLTSNYHSQPGWGDDMATFQMTIAANNLHGDYQLANGYGPVQAKAVLTEHRKSFVTGNDFFLLSQNSINAVRIPVGWWIAYDPDPPAPFIGGSLEYLDRAFYWAQVYGLKCIIDLHAAPGSQNGMEHSASRDGSVDWPSEVNIQKTLDVIKFLAQRYADDPSLLGIELLNEPSAGAVPLDTLVSYYKKGYKIVRSYSETAYVIFCQRIGNADPMELYEADLGPTNTVVDLHYYNLFDPYYEKLNATENIQFVYEKRLPQVRALNGANGPLVFVGEWVNEWNVANASQIQYRSFGKAQLEVFGEASFGWSYWTVRCNSVHWDYEWNVRNRYLIIGKQFVLQLPSTSSHLNTIHTGPGMTRRRGV